From a single Deinobacterium chartae genomic region:
- a CDS encoding UbiA family prenyltransferase, producing MTVRWITYQRERFPLVAHLPLVALITLCALAFSAPAFPPAALTVAAIACTLLLFFELRVLDEFKDYADDLAHRPYRPVPRGLVTLRELGQAGLAAAAVQLLLTVLLRPQALGLLLLVWAYMGLMAREFFVPAWLKARPLPYLLSHLAVVPLIVLFASSWAWLPGPPPERLGGLLLVSLLAGALLELGRKLRAPGDEEAGVQTYSALWGLRRALAAWLALAAAGVLAAALTAQSLALLAAGAAAWLLLLALARRAALEATRRRVKPFELFSALWIAGLYLGLGVRA from the coding sequence TCACCTACCAACGCGAGCGTTTTCCGCTGGTCGCCCACCTGCCGCTGGTCGCGCTGATCACGCTGTGTGCGCTGGCGTTCAGCGCGCCCGCCTTTCCGCCGGCTGCCCTGACCGTGGCGGCCATCGCCTGCACGCTGCTGCTGTTTTTCGAGCTGCGCGTCCTGGACGAGTTCAAGGACTACGCCGACGATCTGGCGCACCGTCCCTACCGTCCGGTGCCGCGCGGGCTGGTGACCCTGCGCGAGCTGGGCCAAGCGGGCCTGGCCGCGGCGGCGGTGCAGCTGCTGCTGACCGTGCTGCTGCGCCCGCAGGCCCTGGGGTTGCTGCTGCTGGTGTGGGCCTATATGGGGCTGATGGCCCGCGAGTTTTTCGTGCCGGCGTGGCTCAAGGCCCGCCCGCTCCCGTACCTGCTCTCGCACCTGGCGGTCGTTCCCCTGATCGTGCTGTTCGCCTCGAGCTGGGCGTGGCTGCCGGGCCCACCGCCCGAGCGACTCGGCGGGCTGCTGCTGGTCAGCCTGCTGGCCGGAGCGCTGCTCGAGCTGGGCCGCAAGCTGCGCGCTCCCGGCGACGAGGAGGCGGGCGTGCAGACCTACAGCGCGCTGTGGGGCCTGCGGCGGGCCCTGGCCGCGTGGCTGGCCTTGGCCGCTGCGGGCGTCCTCGCCGCGGCCCTCACCGCGCAGAGCCTCGCGCTGCTCGCCGCAGGCGCGGCGGCATGGCTGCTGCTGCTGGCGCTGGCCCGGCGCGCGGCCCTCGAGGCCACCCGACGCCGGGTAAAGCCCTTCGAGCTCTTTTCGGCGCTGTGGATTGCAGGCCTGTACCTGGGGTTGGGGGTGAGGGCATGA